One Oscillospiraceae bacterium genomic region harbors:
- a CDS encoding GGDEF domain-containing protein, whose translation MKKLRFFKSDIQQNIKNQYIKSNEFKEDLISQNIQRGKLLAVIVITFEAVFISIDILSCIFQVNKSFSFYSYLTMYSIMIVINLIYLLIINGYEKKSIYINTMNIATVIFVTMIMVWGSIISLMDQRLYGQLMTFVINMITCSVIYYLDSKRMCIPYLISIIFMAVGLPFYQKSSDILIGHYVNLIVFVTISWTVSRIMYRNYTDNYVIKELMKKSSLLLAEEMKENTVINKKLELANEQLKKLALLDELTGLPNRRSFREFIEKKFENNSSEQTVSVIMIDIDDFKRYNDLYGHEKGDSALIAVANRLNNIPDNTDQIAIRWGGEEFIFVAFNLNQKEIIEIANDIRLKILELKIQNQESFKDSYLTVSLGTCTAKITSERNICKIIDKADQAMYLAKKNGRNCVVTLEYNESDFEKEISELCKINSI comes from the coding sequence ATGAAAAAACTTCGTTTTTTTAAATCAGATATCCAGCAAAACATTAAAAATCAATATATAAAAAGCAATGAATTTAAGGAAGATTTAATTTCTCAGAATATACAAAGAGGAAAATTATTAGCGGTCATTGTCATAACCTTTGAAGCGGTTTTTATATCGATAGATATTCTTTCTTGCATATTTCAGGTTAATAAATCATTTTCCTTTTATTCTTATCTGACGATGTATTCAATTATGATTGTTATTAACTTAATTTATCTGTTAATAATAAACGGTTATGAAAAAAAGAGCATTTATATAAATACCATGAATATAGCAACCGTTATTTTTGTTACTATGATTATGGTATGGGGAAGTATTATTTCTTTGATGGATCAGAGATTATACGGGCAATTGATGACATTTGTAATTAATATGATTACATGCTCGGTAATATATTATTTAGATTCTAAGCGAATGTGTATTCCTTATCTAATTTCGATAATATTTATGGCGGTCGGTTTGCCTTTTTATCAGAAATCAAGTGATATTCTTATCGGTCATTATGTAAATTTGATTGTCTTTGTTACTATCTCATGGACAGTATCGAGAATCATGTACCGAAATTATACTGATAATTATGTAATAAAAGAACTAATGAAGAAGTCAAGCTTGTTACTTGCGGAAGAAATGAAAGAGAACACAGTTATTAATAAAAAGCTGGAGCTGGCGAACGAACAGCTTAAAAAATTAGCGCTGCTGGATGAATTGACAGGACTCCCTAACCGTAGAAGTTTTCGTGAATTTATTGAGAAGAAGTTTGAAAACAACAGCAGCGAACAGACGGTTTCTGTTATAATGATTGATATTGATGATTTTAAGCGATATAATGATTTATACGGCCACGAAAAAGGAGATTCAGCCTTGATTGCGGTTGCCAACCGGCTCAACAATATACCTGATAATACAGATCAAATTGCAATCAGATGGGGTGGCGAGGAGTTTATCTTTGTCGCTTTTAATTTAAACCAGAAAGAGATAATTGAGATAGCTAATGACATTAGGCTTAAGATATTGGAATTGAAAATTCAAAATCAAGAATCATTTAAAGATTCTTATCTCACTGTCAGTTTAGGAACATGCACTGCGAAAATAACAAGTGAGAGGAATATTTGTAAAATAATTGATAA